In Isoptericola jiangsuensis, the following proteins share a genomic window:
- a CDS encoding LacI family DNA-binding transcriptional regulator, producing MARVRISDVATAAGVSTATVSLVLNDRVERISPATAARVRQAAAAVGYTPNTVARGLRTQRTHTLGLISDTIATTPFAGRMLAGAQDAAREHGYLVFLVDTDADPKVEEKAIRALVGQQVDAMIYAAMWHRVVEAPAGLPTGTVFLDCRPSGGGFPAVVPDDRQGGVAAVRELVAAGHRRIAYVDVAEDEPPVASGLRHQGYLEVLAEAGITPDPALHARGETSAAGGCAAVGRLLDLPADRRPTGIFCFNDRMAAGAYVAAHRRGMDVPRDVSIVGYDDQQLVAGEQDPPLTTVALPHYEMGRWATEVALGVREPPREDSTHLMPCPIVRRDSVGPPPTAA from the coding sequence ATGGCCCGCGTACGGATCTCCGACGTCGCGACCGCGGCAGGCGTGTCCACGGCCACCGTCTCGCTGGTCCTCAACGACCGTGTCGAGCGGATCTCGCCCGCGACGGCGGCCCGTGTCCGGCAGGCGGCCGCCGCCGTCGGCTACACCCCCAACACCGTCGCCCGCGGTCTGCGGACGCAGCGCACCCACACCCTGGGACTGATCTCCGACACCATCGCGACGACCCCGTTCGCGGGCCGCATGCTGGCCGGGGCCCAGGACGCGGCGCGCGAGCACGGATACCTGGTGTTCCTCGTCGACACGGACGCGGACCCGAAGGTCGAGGAGAAGGCGATCCGCGCCCTGGTCGGCCAGCAGGTGGACGCCATGATCTACGCCGCGATGTGGCACCGCGTCGTCGAAGCCCCTGCCGGCCTGCCGACGGGCACGGTGTTCCTGGACTGCCGCCCCTCGGGCGGGGGCTTCCCGGCCGTGGTCCCCGACGACCGTCAGGGCGGCGTCGCCGCCGTCCGCGAGCTCGTCGCCGCGGGACACCGGCGGATCGCGTACGTGGACGTCGCCGAGGACGAGCCGCCCGTCGCCTCCGGCCTGCGCCACCAGGGCTACCTGGAGGTGCTCGCGGAGGCGGGCATCACCCCCGACCCCGCCCTGCACGCCCGCGGCGAGACCTCCGCCGCGGGCGGGTGCGCCGCCGTCGGACGGCTGCTCGACCTGCCCGCCGACCGGCGGCCCACGGGCATCTTCTGCTTCAACGACCGCATGGCGGCCGGCGCGTACGTCGCCGCGCACCGCCGCGGGATGGACGTCCCCCGGGACGTCTCGATCGTCGGATACGACGACCAGCAGCTCGTCGCGGGCGAGCAGGACCCGCCCCTGACGACCGTCGCGCTGCCCCACTACGAGATGGGGCGCTGGGCGACGGAGGTCGCGCTGGGGGTCCGTGAACCCCCGCGCGAGGACAGCACCCACCTCATGCCGTGCCCGATCGTGCGTCGGGACTCGGTAGGTCCGCCGCCGACAGCAGCCTGA
- a CDS encoding LacI family DNA-binding transcriptional regulator: protein MTPRSTRPRPTMRDVAALAGVGVKTVSRVVNGEPNVSSATAAKVRAAAARLDFEPDLHAGNLRRRDGRTRTLGLVVSSVANPFAGQVHRGIERVAAAHGYAVLAVSVEDDPDAEVRAVTELARRRVDGFVVTPVRDDQSYLAVHVDRGTPVVCVDREPTGLEADRVVSSHVDGARAAVRHLVAHGHRRVAFLGDVESVQTARLRRDGYAAAMAAAGLDVDPRLVVPGLPDEASATAAVHRLLALPDPPTAIFSARNTVTLGVVRALQQAGREREIACVGFDDVEAGDLVVPGLTAVVQDTDGLGRRAAELLFARLDGDAGPCRRVVVPTSLVARGSGEIRGPAR from the coding sequence GTGACACCGCGCTCGACCCGCCCGCGGCCGACCATGCGCGACGTCGCCGCGCTGGCGGGCGTCGGCGTGAAGACGGTCTCGCGGGTGGTCAACGGTGAGCCGAACGTCTCGAGCGCGACCGCGGCGAAGGTGCGTGCCGCAGCGGCCCGGCTGGACTTCGAGCCCGACCTGCACGCCGGCAACCTGCGTCGTCGTGACGGCCGGACCCGGACGCTCGGGCTGGTGGTGTCCAGCGTGGCCAACCCGTTCGCCGGGCAGGTGCACCGCGGGATCGAGCGCGTCGCCGCCGCCCACGGCTACGCCGTGCTCGCGGTCAGCGTGGAGGACGACCCGGACGCCGAGGTGCGTGCCGTCACCGAGCTGGCGCGTCGTCGCGTCGACGGGTTCGTGGTCACGCCGGTGCGTGACGACCAGTCCTACCTGGCCGTCCACGTCGACCGGGGCACGCCCGTGGTGTGCGTCGACCGGGAGCCCACCGGTCTGGAGGCGGACCGCGTCGTGTCGTCCCACGTCGACGGTGCTCGTGCGGCCGTGCGCCACCTGGTCGCCCACGGGCACCGACGCGTCGCGTTCCTCGGTGACGTCGAGAGCGTCCAGACGGCCCGGCTCCGCCGCGACGGGTACGCGGCCGCGATGGCTGCCGCCGGGCTCGACGTGGATCCGCGCCTCGTCGTGCCGGGTCTGCCCGACGAGGCGAGCGCGACCGCCGCGGTCCACCGGCTGCTCGCCCTGCCGGACCCGCCGACGGCGATCTTCTCGGCCCGGAACACCGTGACCCTGGGTGTGGTCCGTGCCCTGCAGCAGGCCGGTCGTGAGCGCGAGATCGCGTGCGTCGGCTTCGACGACGTCGAGGCGGGCGACCTGGTCGTGCCTGGCCTGACGGCCGTGGTGCAGGACACGGACGGGCTCGGCAGGCGTGCGGCCGAGCTCCTCTTCGCCCGGCTCGACGGTGACGCGGGGCCCTGCCGCCGGGTCGTGGTGCCGACGTCGCTCGTCGCCCGTGGCTCGGGGGAGATCCGCGGACCGGCCCGCTAG
- a CDS encoding sugar ABC transporter substrate-binding protein, with the protein MSALTLTACGQAGQGGAAADGDGPVQLTMWTHSAGNPAELEVYQQIIDDFNASQDEYEVVEESFPQGAYNDAIVAAAAADDLPCLLDMDGPIVPNWAWAGYIQPLGLSTDITDSLLPTAVGTYKDEIYSAGYWDAALSIFARESVLTANDVRIPTIDEPWTVDEFDTVLATLQDAGYDTPLDIGAEDTGEWWSYAYSPMLQSSGGDLVDRDTMLTSDGTLNGPEAVDFFTWFQGAFDQGYTSNAGTIGNEEFNADEVALSYTGVWNALDSLDAVGDDLLILPPPDFGNGPKIGGGSWQWGISSTCASPEGARAYLEFSFADEYLTAFSDKQIVIPATESATEASEHFSTDGDLRPFVELSQQLAVLRPQTPAYPVISSTFEKAAKDIMNGADVQSTLDGAVSEIDANIQSNDGYGF; encoded by the coding sequence GTGTCGGCACTCACGCTCACCGCCTGCGGCCAGGCGGGCCAGGGCGGTGCCGCCGCCGACGGCGACGGACCCGTGCAGCTGACCATGTGGACCCACTCCGCCGGCAACCCGGCCGAGCTCGAGGTCTACCAGCAGATCATCGACGACTTCAACGCGTCGCAGGACGAGTACGAGGTCGTCGAGGAGTCGTTCCCGCAGGGCGCCTACAACGACGCCATCGTCGCCGCGGCCGCCGCCGACGACCTGCCCTGCCTGCTCGACATGGACGGACCCATCGTCCCGAACTGGGCCTGGGCCGGCTACATCCAGCCCCTCGGGCTGTCGACGGACATCACCGACTCGCTGCTGCCCACGGCGGTCGGCACGTACAAGGACGAGATCTACTCGGCGGGGTACTGGGACGCCGCCCTGTCGATCTTCGCGCGCGAGTCCGTGCTCACCGCGAACGACGTCCGCATCCCGACGATCGACGAGCCGTGGACGGTGGACGAGTTCGACACCGTCCTGGCCACGCTCCAGGACGCCGGCTACGACACCCCGCTCGACATCGGTGCCGAGGACACCGGCGAGTGGTGGTCCTACGCGTACTCGCCCATGCTGCAGAGCTCCGGCGGCGACCTCGTCGACCGCGACACGATGCTCACCTCGGACGGGACGCTCAACGGCCCCGAGGCCGTCGACTTCTTCACCTGGTTCCAGGGCGCGTTCGACCAGGGGTACACGAGCAACGCGGGCACGATCGGCAACGAGGAGTTCAACGCCGACGAGGTCGCGCTCAGCTACACCGGCGTCTGGAACGCCCTCGACTCGCTCGACGCGGTCGGTGACGACCTGCTGATCCTGCCCCCGCCGGACTTCGGGAACGGCCCCAAGATCGGCGGCGGTTCGTGGCAGTGGGGCATCTCCTCCACCTGCGCGAGCCCCGAGGGTGCGCGGGCCTACCTGGAGTTCTCCTTCGCCGACGAGTACCTCACCGCGTTCTCGGACAAGCAGATCGTCATCCCCGCCACCGAGAGCGCGACCGAGGCGTCCGAGCACTTCTCCACCGACGGCGACCTGCGTCCGTTCGTCGAGCTCTCGCAGCAGCTCGCGGTCCTGCGCCCGCAGACCCCGGCCTACCCCGTGATCTCCTCGACGTTCGAGAAGGCGGCGAAGGACATCATGAACGGCGCCGACGTGCAGTCGACGCTCGACGGCGCCGTCTCCGAGATCGACGCGAACATCCAGTCCAACGACGGGTACGGCTTCTGA
- a CDS encoding carbohydrate kinase family protein — translation MAQTDIVVTRSDSPPADDRRPHVVVVGEALLDVVHRVDGSVDELPGGSPANVALTLGRLDRDVRLVTWLGADGRGSAVRTWLEGSGVLLAPGSTDAPATSVAVARLDEHGAATYEFRLDWRVPTGAAASPDALAVHTGSIAAVVEPGASAVRDLVRTARPTATITYDPNVRPDLMGDPADVRPTVEELVSLADVVKVSDEDLGWLAPGADPLVVARSWLGLGPALVVVTLGGEGAVAVSAAGERRAVAPRVEVVDTVGAGDSFMGALVDGLWAADLLGGARRDALREVDGATLGRLLDHCVAVAAVTVSRAGANPPRRAELDAAPPIPRQGA, via the coding sequence ATGGCACAGACTGACATCGTTGTCACCCGGTCGGACTCCCCGCCGGCCGACGACCGGCGACCCCACGTGGTCGTCGTCGGCGAGGCGCTCCTCGACGTCGTCCACCGGGTGGACGGCAGCGTCGACGAGCTGCCGGGCGGCAGCCCCGCGAACGTCGCCCTCACCCTGGGCCGGCTGGACCGCGACGTCCGGCTGGTCACCTGGCTCGGCGCCGACGGCCGCGGCTCGGCGGTGCGGACCTGGCTGGAGGGTTCGGGCGTCCTGCTCGCACCGGGGAGCACCGACGCCCCGGCCACCAGCGTCGCCGTCGCGCGCCTCGACGAGCACGGCGCGGCGACCTACGAGTTCCGGCTCGACTGGAGGGTGCCGACGGGCGCGGCCGCGTCCCCCGACGCGCTCGCCGTGCACACGGGCTCGATCGCGGCCGTGGTCGAACCCGGCGCCTCCGCGGTCCGCGACCTCGTGCGGACGGCGCGACCGACCGCGACGATCACCTACGACCCCAACGTCCGACCCGACCTCATGGGCGACCCGGCCGACGTGCGTCCGACGGTCGAGGAGCTCGTCTCCCTCGCGGACGTGGTCAAGGTGAGCGACGAGGACCTCGGATGGCTGGCCCCGGGTGCGGACCCCCTCGTCGTGGCGCGCTCCTGGCTGGGCCTCGGTCCCGCGCTCGTGGTCGTGACCCTGGGCGGCGAGGGTGCCGTCGCGGTCTCGGCGGCGGGCGAGCGGCGGGCGGTCGCACCACGGGTCGAGGTCGTGGACACGGTGGGCGCGGGGGACTCCTTCATGGGTGCGCTCGTCGACGGCCTGTGGGCGGCCGACCTGCTCGGCGGTGCCCGTCGGGACGCGCTGCGCGAGGTCGACGGCGCCACGCTGGGGCGCCTCCTGGACCACTGCGTCGCGGTGGCGGCGGTGACCGTCTCCCGTGCCGGTGCCAACCCGCCGCGCCGGGCCGAGCTCGACGCCGCGCCGCCGATCCCGCGGCAGGGCGCGTGA